One stretch of Meiothermus sp. QL-1 DNA includes these proteins:
- the coaD gene encoding pantetheine-phosphate adenylyltransferase: MHVVYPGSFDPLHNGHFDVIQRASRLFDRVTVAVLENPSKRHVWLFTPEERVAIIRRAVLEARLPNVEVDTFHGLLAEYMRRLGARVIVKGLRAVSDYENELQMAHLNRQLGNRPETLFIMAATRWSFVSSTMVKEIARFGGDVSKLVPPATAEALRAKLAPAE; the protein is encoded by the coding sequence ATGCACGTGGTTTATCCGGGGAGCTTCGACCCCCTCCACAACGGCCACTTCGACGTAATCCAGCGGGCCTCCAGGCTGTTCGATCGGGTCACGGTGGCGGTGCTGGAAAACCCCTCCAAGCGGCACGTTTGGCTCTTCACCCCCGAGGAGCGGGTGGCCATCATTCGCCGGGCGGTGCTCGAGGCCCGCTTGCCCAATGTGGAGGTGGATACCTTCCACGGCCTTCTGGCCGAGTACATGCGAAGGCTGGGGGCCCGGGTTATCGTGAAGGGGTTGCGGGCGGTCTCCGACTATGAAAACGAGCTCCAGATGGCCCACCTCAACCGCCAGCTCGGCAACCGCCCGGAGACCCTTTTCATCATGGCCGCTACCCGCTGGTCGTTTGTTTCCTCTACTATGGTCAAGGAAATCGCCCGCTTTGGGGGGGATGTTTCCAAGCTGGTGCCGCCCGCCACGGCGGAAGCCCTGCGGGCCAAGCTGGCACCGGCCGAGTAG
- a CDS encoding RsmD family RNA methyltransferase, whose translation MLRILGGTARGVSLRVPASARPSPVRLRKALFDYLRYRYPRQGRFLDLYAGSGAVGLEAASEGFEVVLVEKDPEAVACIRENARKARLRVRLEAKPVERYLEEARHRGLRFTVAFMAPPYPHDLRQDFERLLQSGLVEVGGLYILQHPSELVLPQGERRVYGRNALTIVEG comes from the coding sequence ATGCTGCGCATCCTGGGTGGTACGGCCCGTGGGGTGTCCCTGCGGGTGCCCGCCTCGGCCCGGCCCAGCCCGGTCCGGCTGCGCAAGGCCCTGTTCGACTACCTGCGCTACCGCTACCCGAGGCAGGGGCGCTTCCTGGACCTCTACGCTGGCAGCGGGGCGGTGGGGTTGGAGGCAGCCTCGGAGGGCTTCGAGGTGGTGCTGGTGGAGAAGGACCCCGAGGCCGTCGCCTGCATCCGCGAGAATGCCCGCAAGGCCCGGCTGCGCGTGCGCCTCGAGGCAAAACCGGTGGAGCGCTATTTGGAGGAGGCCCGGCACAGGGGCCTGCGTTTCACCGTGGCCTTCATGGCCCCGCCCTACCCTCACGACCTGCGGCAGGACTTCGAGCGGTTGTTGCAGTCGGGGCTGGTGGAGGTGGGGGGGCTTTACATCCTTCAGCACCCCAGCGAGCTGGTGCTGCCCCAGGGCGAGCGGCGGGTTTACGGCCGCAACGCCCTTACCATTGTGGAGGGCTAG
- the menC gene encoding o-succinylbenzoate synthase: MKIEAAELRLISLPLKFRFETSFGVQTERHIIVLTLFGEGLEGYAETVMEYIPHYREESLYGAWDLLEKLLLPRVLGRDFANPELLWREMTGFRGNRMAKAALEMAFWDLWCKALGLPLWQVLGGVRREIPVGISLGIEPSLEATLDKVAQALAQGYKRVKLKIKPGWDVKPVLAVREAFPEANLTVDANSAYSLADIPVFRALDAARLDYIEQPLAYDDLVDHARLQAQIATALCLDESITSPEDARKALGMGAGRVINLKPARVGGILQGRKVHDIAESHGLPVWMGGMLEAGIGRAANIHVATLPMFVKPGDTSSASRYWQEDIIEEALEAKEGLMPVPQGPGLGVHLKRDFLEKITHKSAYLTPGHA, from the coding sequence ATGAAAATTGAGGCGGCCGAGCTAAGGCTCATCTCCCTCCCCCTCAAGTTCCGCTTCGAGACCTCGTTTGGGGTGCAGACCGAACGGCACATCATCGTGCTCACCCTCTTTGGCGAGGGGCTGGAGGGCTACGCCGAGACGGTGATGGAGTACATCCCCCACTACCGCGAGGAAAGCCTCTACGGGGCCTGGGACCTCCTGGAAAAACTGCTGCTGCCCAGGGTGCTGGGGCGGGACTTCGCCAACCCCGAGCTTCTGTGGCGCGAGATGACGGGCTTCCGGGGCAACCGCATGGCCAAGGCCGCCCTCGAGATGGCCTTCTGGGACCTGTGGTGCAAGGCCCTGGGCCTGCCTTTGTGGCAGGTCCTGGGCGGGGTGCGGCGCGAGATTCCGGTGGGCATCAGCCTGGGGATTGAGCCCAGCCTGGAGGCCACCCTGGACAAGGTGGCCCAGGCCCTGGCCCAGGGGTACAAACGCGTCAAGCTCAAGATCAAGCCCGGGTGGGACGTAAAACCGGTGCTGGCGGTGCGGGAGGCCTTCCCCGAGGCCAACCTCACCGTGGACGCCAACTCGGCCTATAGCCTGGCCGACATCCCGGTCTTCCGCGCCCTGGATGCGGCCCGGCTCGACTACATCGAGCAACCCCTGGCCTACGACGACCTGGTCGACCACGCCAGGCTCCAGGCCCAGATCGCCACCGCCCTCTGCCTGGACGAGTCCATCACCTCCCCCGAGGACGCCCGCAAGGCCCTGGGCATGGGCGCCGGGCGGGTCATCAACCTCAAGCCCGCGCGGGTGGGGGGAATCCTGCAAGGCCGCAAGGTGCACGATATCGCCGAAAGCCACGGCCTGCCGGTCTGGATGGGGGGCATGCTGGAAGCGGGAATCGGAAGGGCCGCCAACATCCACGTGGCCACCCTGCCCATGTTCGTGAAGCCCGGGGACACCTCGAGCGCCAGCCGCTACTGGCAGGAGGACATCATCGAGGAGGCCCTGGAGGCTAAGGAAGGCCTGATGCCTGTGCCGCAGGGGCCGGGGCTGGGGGTGCACCTGAAGCGGGACTTCCTGGAGAAGATTACCCACAAGTCGGCCTACCTGACCCCAGGCCACGCCTAG
- a CDS encoding GNAT family N-acetyltransferase — translation MLEVLIREMHEPEEVLEIPRLERAIWNDPGETIRPGTLLALLHEGGLLAGAFYRGELVGFVFGFPTHRPTDHHSHMAGVLPAYQHLGIGYQLKRFQRDWALSRGYERVVWTFDPLRGLNAHFNLRKLGATFQRYIPNCYGPMGGLNAGAPSDRAYAVWELKSPRVLARLYAPPPPPDTEGLPLANRVEGEAPQEARLGLEAPRILVQIPEDWGGILQRDPGLALAWREHSREVFGHYLARGYRAVEFVRGPNRYLLEREGT, via the coding sequence ATGCTAGAGGTCCTCATCCGCGAGATGCACGAACCCGAGGAGGTGCTGGAAATCCCACGGCTGGAGCGGGCCATCTGGAACGACCCCGGCGAGACCATCCGCCCGGGCACCCTGCTGGCCCTGCTGCACGAGGGCGGCCTGCTGGCCGGGGCCTTTTACCGCGGAGAGCTGGTGGGGTTCGTCTTCGGCTTCCCCACCCACCGCCCCACCGACCATCACTCCCACATGGCCGGGGTGCTGCCGGCCTACCAGCACCTGGGCATCGGCTACCAGCTCAAGCGCTTCCAGCGCGACTGGGCCCTATCGCGGGGGTATGAGCGGGTGGTCTGGACCTTTGACCCCCTGCGCGGTCTGAACGCGCACTTCAACCTGCGCAAGTTGGGGGCCACCTTCCAGCGCTACATCCCCAACTGCTACGGCCCCATGGGGGGGCTCAACGCCGGGGCCCCTTCCGACCGGGCCTACGCGGTCTGGGAGTTGAAGAGCCCCCGGGTGCTGGCCCGGCTCTACGCCCCCCCGCCCCCGCCGGACACAGAGGGCCTGCCCCTGGCCAACCGAGTGGAGGGCGAGGCGCCGCAGGAGGCCCGGCTTGGCCTGGAGGCACCGCGCATCCTGGTGCAAATCCCCGAGGACTGGGGGGGCATCCTGCAGCGCGACCCCGGCCTGGCCCTGGCCTGGCGGGAGCACAGCCGGGAGGTCTTCGGCCACTACCTCGCCCGGGGCTACCGGGCCGTGGAGTTCGTGCGGGGGCCCAACCGCTACCTGCTCGAGCGGGAGGGAACTTGA
- a CDS encoding amidohydrolase family protein yields MRQGGLLVRAGQVAAAGPLDELRARYPEAPVIPKGRALSPRVANAHTHLDLSTLSCFQGSYTAFIRYVVAHRAERTPRAVEKGLAELVGLGVGAFGDIAYRPEVVDWLVEHSPLPGVVYLEVIHRDPREAEAVATRLMRRLEGWRKGRLRVGLAPHTPFNVSGPLLQKLARLARQEGFPLQMHVAESPEEVELMTRGSGPLQKVARALGLPPYPRVGLTPVRYLAELGVLGPHLTIVHGVQVDEEEVRMLAQSGTRVVACPRSNAALGCGAFPWRLYLRHGVEVALGTDSRASSPDLDVRNEALFLWEQVDPRILVRAAVRGGYRVLGLEPPRLTRGSPVSQVQSW; encoded by the coding sequence ATGCGGCAGGGCGGCCTGCTGGTGCGGGCAGGCCAGGTGGCAGCAGCGGGTCCGCTGGACGAGCTAAGGGCGCGGTACCCCGAGGCGCCGGTGATCCCGAAGGGCCGGGCCCTGAGCCCCAGGGTGGCAAACGCCCACACCCACCTGGACCTGTCCACCCTGTCCTGTTTTCAGGGCTCCTACACCGCCTTCATCCGCTACGTGGTGGCCCACCGCGCCGAGCGGACCCCCCGCGCGGTGGAAAAGGGCCTGGCAGAGCTGGTGGGGCTTGGGGTAGGGGCTTTCGGCGACATCGCCTACCGGCCCGAAGTTGTCGACTGGCTGGTGGAGCATAGCCCCCTGCCGGGGGTGGTCTACCTCGAGGTCATCCACCGCGACCCCCGGGAGGCGGAAGCGGTGGCCACCCGCCTGATGCGGCGCCTGGAGGGATGGCGAAAGGGCCGCCTGCGGGTGGGCCTGGCCCCCCACACCCCCTTCAACGTGAGCGGGCCCCTGCTGCAAAAACTGGCCCGCCTGGCCCGCCAGGAGGGCTTTCCCCTGCAGATGCATGTGGCCGAAAGCCCAGAGGAAGTTGAGTTGATGACCCGGGGAAGCGGCCCTTTGCAGAAGGTCGCTCGGGCCCTGGGCCTGCCCCCTTACCCCAGGGTGGGCCTCACCCCCGTGCGCTACCTGGCCGAGCTCGGGGTGCTGGGCCCCCACCTGACCATCGTCCATGGGGTGCAGGTGGACGAGGAAGAGGTGCGGATGCTGGCCCAGTCGGGCACCCGGGTGGTGGCCTGCCCCCGCAGCAACGCGGCCCTGGGCTGCGGCGCGTTTCCCTGGAGGCTGTACCTAAGACACGGCGTCGAAGTGGCCCTTGGCACCGACTCCCGCGCCAGCAGCCCCGACCTGGATGTGCGCAACGAGGCCCTCTTTCTTTGGGAACAGGTGGACCCCCGGATACTGGTGCGGGCCGCCGTGCGGGGCGGCTACCGGGTGCTGGGCCTCGAGCCCCCCCGCCTCACCCGCGGAAGCCCGGTTTCCCAGGTACAATCCTGGTGA
- a CDS encoding chloride channel protein: MQVGALILYSAFVGALTGVFAAGFVFLLGIFAHYLMGEVLGYLPPGLPGEGGLMQVFRGPAYAGLALLLPVVFAASSYLGSGRGLGWLLAAYRSGQAVRAGEYFRGIFGALVQLGAGSPMGREGPMAALGLWVGSALGRRIPLGEASRFLPFAGMAAGFAAAFHAPMAGALLASEIVYRGLALEVGALAPALIGALAGFTVYGLFHGYGPLLELTPGPLAWPQLLFGLITGLVCAGVGTLWLEGERLLQRPLRRLGFGVRHALFGAVLGLALLLLPEALGSGLPWVQLGTSPILTLPFLGALFLAQLALLILAGGVRAYGGQLTPALALGGLSGLILAQLLGQALPPIAPPPETAALVGMAAMLAGVARAPFAAVVLAGEMGGYGLLPLGLAAAFSAYAFTSPRGSLEMEASPNRGAPEGSRPGSAPQTAPRPQPPASSDPP, translated from the coding sequence ATGCAGGTCGGCGCACTCATCCTCTACAGCGCGTTCGTAGGTGCCCTCACCGGGGTCTTCGCCGCCGGCTTCGTTTTCCTGTTGGGGATTTTCGCCCACTACCTGATGGGGGAAGTCCTGGGCTACCTCCCCCCGGGCCTGCCGGGGGAGGGGGGGCTCATGCAGGTCTTCCGGGGGCCCGCCTACGCGGGGCTGGCCCTTCTCCTGCCGGTGGTCTTCGCCGCCTCCAGCTACCTGGGCTCGGGCCGGGGGCTGGGCTGGCTTCTGGCCGCCTACCGCAGCGGCCAGGCGGTGCGCGCGGGCGAGTACTTCCGCGGCATCTTCGGCGCTTTGGTCCAGCTTGGGGCCGGCTCGCCCATGGGGCGGGAAGGACCCATGGCCGCTCTGGGGCTTTGGGTGGGCAGCGCCCTCGGTCGGCGCATCCCTTTGGGAGAGGCCAGCCGCTTCCTCCCCTTCGCCGGCATGGCCGCAGGCTTTGCCGCCGCCTTTCACGCCCCCATGGCCGGGGCCCTGCTGGCCAGCGAGATCGTCTACCGCGGCCTGGCTTTGGAAGTGGGGGCGCTGGCCCCGGCGCTCATCGGCGCGCTGGCCGGCTTCACCGTCTACGGCCTTTTCCACGGCTACGGCCCCCTGCTGGAGCTCACGCCCGGGCCCCTTGCCTGGCCCCAGCTCCTCTTCGGCCTGATCACCGGACTGGTCTGCGCCGGGGTGGGCACGCTCTGGCTCGAGGGCGAACGCCTCCTGCAGCGCCCCTTGCGCCGGCTTGGCTTCGGGGTGCGCCACGCCCTGTTCGGGGCTGTGCTGGGGCTGGCCCTCTTGCTGCTGCCCGAGGCCCTGGGCAGCGGCCTGCCCTGGGTCCAGCTCGGCACCTCGCCCATCCTCACCCTGCCCTTTCTGGGGGCACTTTTCCTGGCCCAGCTCGCCCTGCTGATTCTGGCCGGCGGGGTGCGGGCCTACGGCGGCCAGCTCACCCCGGCCCTGGCCCTGGGGGGGCTCAGCGGGCTGATCCTGGCCCAGCTCTTAGGCCAGGCCCTCCCCCCCATCGCCCCGCCCCCCGAGACCGCGGCCCTGGTGGGGATGGCCGCCATGCTGGCCGGGGTGGCCCGGGCCCCCTTCGCCGCGGTGGTCCTGGCAGGGGAGATGGGTGGGTACGGCCTGCTGCCTTTGGGCCTGGCCGCAGCCTTCTCCGCCTACGCCTTTACCAGCCCCCGGGGCAGCCTGGAGATGGAGGCTAGCCCAAATAGGGGTGCGCCAGAGGGCTCTCGCCCTGGAAGCGCTCCGCAAACCGCACCCCGGCCTCAGCCCCCAGCCTCGAGCGACCCGCCCTGA
- a CDS encoding PIG-L deacetylase family protein, translated as MRLLAVFAHPDDEIGACGTLAKHALRGDAVKILWLTRGELASQFGDAPPEEVARVREGHGRRVAEMVGAEGAFLDFPDCGLTGGREEALAIARVVAAWKPQVVLTWNPEDVHPDHRATYWATLSALKLCRIPKLVGAAHREPIRLLHYYRSDIPRPAVYVDIGEEGQAVAEQVFSFYQSFYRWNYSLEEFRAGRSRLGAEAGVRFAERFQGESPLAHPYLG; from the coding sequence GTGCGTTTGCTTGCGGTTTTCGCTCATCCCGACGACGAGATAGGGGCCTGTGGCACGCTGGCCAAGCACGCTTTGCGCGGGGATGCGGTCAAGATCCTCTGGCTGACCCGGGGCGAGCTGGCGAGCCAGTTCGGCGACGCGCCCCCTGAGGAGGTGGCCCGGGTGCGCGAAGGGCACGGAAGGCGGGTGGCCGAGATGGTGGGGGCCGAGGGGGCTTTTCTGGATTTCCCCGACTGCGGCCTTACCGGGGGGCGGGAGGAGGCGCTGGCGATTGCCCGGGTGGTGGCGGCCTGGAAGCCCCAGGTGGTCCTGACCTGGAACCCCGAGGATGTGCACCCCGACCACCGGGCGACCTACTGGGCTACCCTGTCGGCCCTCAAGCTCTGCCGCATTCCCAAGCTGGTGGGGGCTGCCCACCGGGAGCCCATCCGGCTTTTGCATTACTACCGCAGCGATATACCCCGACCGGCGGTTTACGTGGATATCGGCGAGGAGGGCCAGGCCGTGGCCGAACAGGTCTTCAGTTTTTACCAGAGCTTCTACCGCTGGAACTACTCTTTGGAGGAGTTCAGGGCGGGTCGCTCGAGGCTGGGGGCTGAGGCCGGGGTGCGGTTTGCGGAGCGCTTCCAGGGCGAGAGCCCTCTGGCGCACCCCTATTTGGGCTAG
- a CDS encoding aldehyde dehydrogenase family protein produces the protein MNLIELMENLPYGPAPEDAGPALAWLSSRQRFSLFIGGEWLEPQSGEWFPTYNPANGRPLAEVAQAGPADVDRAVQAARAAFPAWRDTPPHARARYLYAMARQVQKHARLFAVLETLDSGKPIREARDIDIPLVVRHFYYHAGWAQLMDQAFAGYEPLGVVGQIIPWNFPLLMLAWKVAPALATGNTVVLKPAELTPLTALLFAEVCQRVGLPPGVVNILTGDGRTGAALVEHPGVDKIAFTGSTEVGRQIRRATAGSGKRLALELGGKSPFIVFEDADLDSAVEGVVDAIWFNQGQVCCAGSRLLLQEGIAERMYAKLKARMEKLRVGDPLDKAVDMGAIIAPAQLEKIKRLVQKGQEEGALLWQPSWAVPEEGCFYPPTLFTQVAPASTLAQEEIFGPVLAALTFRTPEEAVRLANNTRYGLSASIWSEDVQKALEVAMKLKAGTVWINSTNLFDAASGFGGYRESGFEREGGKEGLWAYLKRTTSRKPQPPGPDRLPERSPSPGLPPIDRTVKLFIGGKQARPDSGYSQLVYAPDGRLLGEVPLGNRKDIRNAVEAARGALEGWRGASAHQRAQILYFLAENLAERAQEFARRLGEAEVEASIEALFTAAAWADKHEGMVHPTPFRGLTLALMEPVGVLGIVCPDDWPLLALARLAGTALALGNTLVVVPSPLVADFYQVLESSDLPAGVFNLVTGVRDELAQTLAEHDDVDALWYAGPREGWAMVERASAGNMKRTWTLPQTGPLPEVEEVLRRATEVKNIWLPYGA, from the coding sequence ATGAACCTTATCGAGCTAATGGAAAACCTGCCCTACGGCCCTGCCCCTGAGGACGCCGGGCCGGCTTTGGCCTGGCTAAGCTCACGCCAGCGCTTCAGCCTCTTCATCGGAGGGGAGTGGCTCGAGCCCCAGAGCGGAGAGTGGTTCCCCACCTACAACCCCGCCAACGGAAGACCGCTGGCTGAGGTGGCCCAGGCCGGTCCGGCCGATGTGGACCGGGCGGTGCAGGCCGCCCGCGCAGCCTTCCCTGCCTGGCGCGACACCCCCCCGCACGCCCGGGCCCGCTACCTCTACGCCATGGCCCGCCAGGTGCAGAAGCACGCCCGGCTTTTTGCAGTGCTGGAGACGCTGGACAGCGGCAAGCCCATCCGCGAGGCCCGCGATATCGATATCCCCCTGGTGGTGCGGCACTTTTACTACCACGCGGGCTGGGCCCAGCTCATGGACCAGGCCTTTGCCGGCTATGAGCCCCTCGGGGTGGTGGGCCAGATCATTCCCTGGAACTTCCCCCTGCTGATGCTGGCCTGGAAGGTGGCCCCAGCGCTGGCCACGGGCAACACGGTGGTGCTGAAACCGGCCGAGCTCACCCCGCTCACCGCTCTTCTGTTCGCCGAGGTCTGCCAGCGGGTGGGGCTGCCGCCGGGGGTGGTCAACATCCTCACCGGCGATGGCCGGACCGGGGCGGCTTTGGTGGAGCACCCCGGGGTGGACAAGATCGCCTTCACCGGCTCCACCGAGGTAGGGCGCCAGATTCGCCGGGCCACCGCCGGAAGCGGCAAGCGGCTGGCTTTGGAGCTTGGGGGGAAGTCCCCTTTCATCGTTTTTGAGGACGCCGACCTGGACAGCGCGGTGGAGGGGGTGGTGGATGCCATCTGGTTCAACCAGGGGCAGGTCTGCTGTGCGGGCTCGAGGCTTCTGCTGCAAGAGGGCATTGCCGAGCGGATGTACGCCAAGCTCAAGGCCCGCATGGAGAAGCTGCGGGTGGGTGACCCCCTGGATAAGGCGGTGGACATGGGGGCCATCATCGCCCCGGCGCAGCTTGAAAAGATAAAGCGTCTGGTGCAGAAGGGCCAGGAGGAGGGGGCTCTGCTCTGGCAGCCCTCCTGGGCGGTGCCGGAGGAGGGCTGCTTTTATCCCCCCACCCTGTTCACCCAGGTGGCCCCCGCCTCCACCCTGGCCCAGGAGGAGATTTTCGGGCCGGTGCTCGCAGCCCTCACCTTCCGCACCCCTGAGGAGGCGGTGCGGCTGGCCAACAACACCCGATACGGTCTTTCCGCCAGCATCTGGAGCGAGGACGTGCAGAAGGCCTTGGAGGTGGCCATGAAGCTCAAGGCTGGCACCGTTTGGATCAACAGCACCAACCTCTTCGACGCGGCCAGCGGCTTCGGCGGCTACCGCGAGTCGGGGTTTGAACGGGAGGGGGGCAAGGAGGGGCTTTGGGCCTACCTGAAGAGGACCACGTCTCGCAAGCCCCAGCCCCCGGGGCCAGACCGCCTGCCCGAAAGAAGCCCGTCCCCGGGCCTTCCCCCCATCGACCGCACCGTCAAGCTTTTCATTGGCGGCAAGCAGGCCCGCCCCGACTCGGGCTATAGCCAGCTTGTCTACGCCCCCGACGGCCGGCTTCTAGGGGAGGTGCCCCTGGGCAACCGCAAGGACATAAGAAACGCGGTGGAAGCGGCCCGCGGGGCGCTGGAGGGCTGGCGCGGGGCTTCGGCCCACCAGCGGGCCCAAATCCTCTACTTCCTGGCTGAAAACCTCGCCGAACGGGCCCAGGAGTTCGCCCGGCGGCTGGGTGAGGCCGAGGTGGAAGCCTCCATCGAGGCCCTTTTCACCGCAGCAGCCTGGGCCGACAAGCACGAGGGGATGGTTCACCCCACCCCCTTCCGGGGCCTTACCCTGGCCCTCATGGAGCCCGTGGGGGTGCTGGGGATTGTCTGCCCGGACGACTGGCCCCTTTTGGCCCTGGCCAGGCTGGCGGGGACCGCTTTGGCCCTGGGCAACACCCTGGTGGTGGTGCCCTCGCCCCTAGTCGCCGACTTCTACCAGGTGCTGGAGAGCTCCGATCTGCCCGCAGGGGTCTTCAACCTGGTCACCGGCGTGCGCGACGAGCTGGCCCAGACCCTGGCCGAGCACGACGATGTGGATGCCCTCTGGTACGCCGGCCCTCGCGAGGGGTGGGCGATGGTGGAGCGGGCCAGCGCTGGCAACATGAAGCGCACGTGGACCCTGCCCCAAACCGGTCCTCTGCCCGAGGTGGAGGAGGTGCTGCGCCGGGCCACCGAGGTCAAGAACATCTGGCTGCCGTACGGGGCCTAG
- the deoC gene encoding deoxyribose-phosphate aldolase: MALTLSQPHPLPRNPGMPLDLSWVEEARVNRTAVERRVATLPARRTVKKAWQAAWLLHAVRTLDLTTLSGDDTPGTVRRLCAKARSPVRPELLAALGVAGLPLRVGAVCVYHEMVPVAVEALAGSGIPVAAVSTGFPAGLTPHRLKLQEIEASVVAGAREIDAVISRHHVLTGNWRALYQEVRDFRAACGEAHLKVILAVGELGSLGNVYKASLVAMQAGADFIKTSTGKEAVNATLDAGLVMVRAIRAYHEATGYRVGFKPAGGVRSAKQALDWLILLREELGVEWMQPWLFRIGASALLNDIERQLEHLAFGRYASMQYQPLG, from the coding sequence ATGGCGCTTACCCTTTCCCAGCCCCATCCCCTGCCGCGCAACCCCGGGATGCCTCTGGACCTCTCCTGGGTGGAGGAGGCCCGGGTGAACCGCACGGCGGTCGAGCGTCGGGTGGCCACCCTGCCCGCCCGCCGCACGGTGAAGAAGGCCTGGCAGGCAGCCTGGCTTCTGCACGCGGTTCGGACCCTCGACCTCACCACCCTCTCGGGCGACGACACCCCGGGCACCGTGCGCCGGCTGTGCGCCAAGGCTCGCTCCCCGGTGCGCCCCGAGCTGCTCGCGGCTTTGGGGGTGGCGGGGCTTCCGCTCAGGGTGGGGGCGGTCTGCGTCTACCACGAGATGGTGCCGGTTGCGGTGGAGGCCCTTGCTGGTAGCGGCATTCCCGTGGCGGCGGTCTCCACCGGTTTTCCCGCCGGCCTCACCCCCCACCGCCTCAAGCTGCAGGAAATCGAGGCCTCGGTGGTGGCCGGGGCCCGCGAAATCGACGCGGTTATCTCCCGCCACCACGTGCTCACCGGCAACTGGCGGGCGCTTTACCAGGAGGTGCGCGACTTCCGCGCAGCCTGCGGCGAGGCCCACCTCAAGGTCATCCTGGCGGTGGGGGAGCTCGGCTCCCTTGGGAATGTCTACAAGGCCAGCCTGGTGGCCATGCAGGCTGGGGCCGACTTCATCAAGACCTCCACCGGCAAGGAGGCCGTCAACGCCACTTTGGATGCTGGCCTGGTGATGGTGCGGGCTATCCGGGCCTACCACGAGGCCACCGGCTACCGCGTGGGTTTCAAGCCCGCAGGCGGGGTTCGCAGCGCCAAGCAGGCGCTGGACTGGCTCATTTTGCTGCGGGAGGAGCTGGGGGTGGAGTGGATGCAGCCCTGGCTTTTCCGTATCGGCGCCAGCGCTCTTCTCAACGACATCGAGCGTCAGCTCGAGCACCTGGCCTTCGGTCGCTACGCCTCCATGCAGTACCAGCCGCTGGGCTAG
- the tatA gene encoding twin-arginine translocase TatA/TatE family subunit, whose product MPLGPTELLIILLIVVLLFGARKLPELARGLGQSAREFRKALNEEEKKPEEKPEQKQS is encoded by the coding sequence ATGCCGCTAGGCCCGACCGAATTGCTCATCATTCTGCTCATCGTGGTGCTCCTGTTTGGCGCCCGAAAGCTGCCCGAGCTGGCTCGAGGCCTGGGCCAGTCGGCCCGGGAGTTCCGCAAGGCCCTCAACGAGGAGGAGAAGAAACCCGAAGAAAAGCCCGAGCAAAAACAGTCCTAG
- a CDS encoding ABC transporter ATP-binding protein, whose amino-acid sequence MEIAYALEQPIRLQVRLSVRGFTVLLGESGVGKTSLLKAVAGLLPAQGEPFAGLPPQKRPVGYLPQHFALFPHLRAWQNVAFPLAHLPPPERRARALAYLAQMGIAELAERFPRELSGGQQQRVALARALARSPQILLLDEPTSALDAATREEVFGGVLEELRALGIPTLAASHDQWLAQRADWVGVLTRAGLVQQGPPEEVFARPASLEVARLVGFRNLMRGRAVAVEGGWARVQTPLGTLKTPRPPWLQPGQPLWVGLRSEEVFTQEGSENRFLAKVLHLRPQGVQLYGKLRVGEGELEFLLPRHRQAGLGLCEGRAVEVRLDPRCLHLMPG is encoded by the coding sequence GTGGAGATCGCGTATGCCCTCGAGCAGCCGATAAGGCTTCAGGTACGGCTTTCGGTGCGGGGTTTTACGGTCTTGCTGGGGGAGAGCGGGGTGGGCAAGACCAGCCTGCTCAAAGCGGTGGCGGGCCTTTTGCCCGCGCAGGGCGAGCCTTTTGCCGGTCTTCCGCCGCAGAAGCGCCCTGTGGGCTACCTGCCCCAGCATTTTGCCCTTTTCCCCCACCTGCGGGCCTGGCAGAACGTGGCCTTTCCCCTGGCCCACCTGCCCCCCCCCGAGCGCCGGGCCAGGGCCCTGGCCTACCTGGCCCAGATGGGCATCGCCGAGCTGGCCGAGCGTTTCCCGCGCGAGCTTTCGGGCGGGCAGCAGCAGCGGGTGGCGCTGGCCCGGGCGCTGGCCCGTTCCCCGCAGATCCTGCTGCTGGACGAGCCCACCAGCGCGCTCGATGCCGCGACGCGGGAGGAGGTGTTCGGGGGGGTGCTGGAGGAGCTCAGGGCCCTGGGCATTCCCACCCTGGCCGCCTCCCACGACCAGTGGCTGGCCCAGCGGGCCGACTGGGTGGGGGTGCTGACCCGCGCCGGCCTGGTGCAGCAGGGGCCGCCGGAGGAGGTCTTTGCCCGGCCGGCCAGCCTCGAGGTGGCCCGGCTGGTGGGTTTCCGCAACCTGATGAGGGGCCGGGCGGTGGCTGTGGAGGGCGGGTGGGCCCGGGTACAAACACCCCTGGGGACCTTAAAGACCCCCCGCCCCCCCTGGCTCCAGCCCGGCCAGCCCCTCTGGGTGGGGCTACGCTCGGAAGAGGTGTTCACCCAGGAGGGTTCGGAGAACCGGTTCCTGGCCAAAGTGCTCCACCTGCGCCCCCAAGGGGTGCAGCTCTACGGGAAACTCCGGGTAGGGGAGGGGGAGCTGGAGTTTCTCCTTCCCCGCCACCGCCAGGCCGGGCTTGGGCTTTGCGAGGGAAGGGCTGTCGAGGTGCGCCTAGACCCCCGCTGCCTGCACCTGATGCCTGGCTAG